TTATATAGGTCAAtccattaaaaaaagaaaaaaaagggaaagaaaagtcTTTGGGAGCTCGATGTGGCACCCATTGGATTACAACCTATAAAACAAGAATCAAATCAAGATAGGCTTGATTTCTTGATTTTCAACTTTCAAGTAGTTTCTTGCGACTTTCTATTTGTTCTTATgcaagaaaattatatatatatgaggaCTTCCCATGACTGATTTCCAACAACTCTTCCTTCACTTCACATGATAAAAGCGAAGAATGATCGACATttgtgaaaacccatatacaattattatttattattattttattttaattagctaacaataatttaatatatttataaaaaatatatatttttattaaatgatatgcttatttatttttagatatatatatatattatttttgaaattaaatatatatctgcaatctaaacaacccagttcaataataactcttatcccagtctacacctaatagaactcttaaaatatatatatataccctaattatCTCttttgctaaactttgctctcaaaacctgatTGTCacctctatcaaatactctcaacagagaatccctaaatttttccttctctattcatcacattcgattctgttttcaaggtaaaaattctcattctttattcaataatgggtgaatttaattttattttctttcatttatttgttacaactaccctaaaaatttattattttttttctttgatcattagtattgaattggATTAATCATAATTACTGTaagataatatttttaaatttagattatatatatatattcggaAGTGTCCCGTCCCTGTTCATATAACAATTGAAGCGTCCCACCGTCCCTGTTCATAAAACAAGTGAAGCGTCCCGCCCCAACTTTTATTCTCCCTATTCGTCCACGTCCCTGTgcgcgtgtatatatatatatatatatatatatatatatatatatattaaaaatcattttattttactgttatttaatatttctctttaatactttgggtgtgtaggagattcgaatattcaatcagccaattgaaattgtctctcttccattgaaaataactattgtcttggaggttccaggtgagtggtaattatagtacatggcaccgtttttgtcccttttaaaatttcttagcattaagtttgttattaaatgaaattttaaatcaatattttaacaatgattttatatgtgattttctatagttttattttattattaaattttatttcgattttgattaaataattgattttgccaactatctctgcattagacccattaggattccgggaacaggcctttaatgtatttatattgattgatatttgactataaaatttaccgatgtgttactgaattgatttgagattgatttgattttattgaattgatttgagattgatttgattttattgaattgatttgagattgatttgattttattgattctctgaaactattgaaatacactattggaattgcactatcagttattatttgatatccaaatttttattgattttgattgatttgtacaaattggttTTCTGCTTTGAATTGGTACTGCGATGTCATTCGCTTACATTATCCgccccgtgtggactatcacggtattaggttgcattgttgagtcatgcatcattgcagtttatggtttgcattagtatcatatgcattgatatctgtgaaggagaaggaaagtatctgatatctggtagcgcgcttaccatctgacctttggtgatgtggggtatcatcaccctggtgcactgtaccataaaatttttattgaatgaatttattttatatatatgttttacgaaattattttattaatgattttgacagcatgagcatgattttattgaatagaaatttattgtgaaattaatcaagcgtctgcctgttcctattccgttgtgtgctataattatcattcattgagcatctagctcaaaccacgttttctctgtctgcaTATCTGCTTTGGATCGGTAGAATTGTAtggtgatccaaatattcagtccgttttctggagagggacaactttgatttgttctgatggtatgcccgaattcatgttttctcgggctaataattagtttagtttattgaacagtttgagtttttatttgaaatctgtagagactccgcagtttacttatggaaTATTTATGatgttattcagcattttgtttatttggcttttgtttatttttaggattagtaagtaacaatatatttattcaagatattctgctaaggcttgcatgatttaagaatacttaaattatgcgccggtcacggttcagaatttttgggtcgtgacaaagttggtatcagagctcggttgaggtctagtaaacttgcggagtataggatccttaacgtcttttcagtttatcattgctttagatatctgcgtccttcgcactttttcacctgtcttaatttggctcacattttcatatttaatacttgtttattaaaatgattaggtgcctgagtctgttaaacgtaagaggagagctaaggccaagggtcttaatggtgcaaaccttgatccaacaagggaggtaccacttcaaactattaatcagacatctgaacagacgcttatggctaagactggggcacaaccattcctttGTTTCCCCATACTTTGCCAtgatatttagtacaccacctaatttgttagagtatcctttatctgtatcaacacttATGAGGAACGCAATAGATACTAATATGGTGtgtaggggatgtatagttcacattggagatagggaattagctacagatcttgtttctttagatatatttgagtttgatgtgattttaggcatggattggttagccacttatcacatttcattggattgtcatagtaaagttgtactctttaaaattcctagagacgcagaatttcaatttcagggagatcacAGTATAGCCTCTAATAATTTTATCTCAatagtgagtgctagacgattattgcgaaagaggtgtaaagggtatctagcttttgttagagatgttcaggtagaaggtgcaggtttggagaatgttgcagtggttaaggagtttcctgatgtgtttccagaagatttatcaggtttacccccagagcgagaggtagagtttggtatagacttagttcctggaactgagcccatatctatgccaccttatcgtatggcacccgcagaacttaaggagttgaaggagcaactacaggacctactagataaggggtttattcgccctagtgtttctccatggggtgctcctgtgttatttgtacggaagaaggatgggtctttgagaatgtgcattgattataggcaattgagtaaggtaactgtgcgtaataagtatcctcttccatgcatagatgacctgtttgaccaacttcaaggtgcaaagtatttttccaagattgatcttcgatctgggtatcatcaattgagggtcaagaaagaagacagcctttaggactaggtatggacactatgaatttcttgtaatgtcttttggtcttaccaatgctccggccgcttttatggatctcatgaacagagttttcaagcctttcttagatcaatttgttatagtattcatcgatgacattctagtgtactcaaagagtaaggaggagcatgaacagcatttgagaattgtccttcagaccttacgagaacacaagctatatgccaagttctcaaaatgtgagttttggttagatagtgtggccttcctaggccatacagtatctaaggatggggtgtgcgttgataagaagaaagttgaggcagtgcttcattggcctagacccacaactgtgtcagagattcgtagtttcttgggtttagcagggtattatagacggtttcttcaagacttctctcgtattgcagcacctttaactaagttgacacagaagaatgtgaaatttcagtggtctgaggcttgtgaaaaaagttttcaggagcttaagactcgtttaactacaacaccagtgttagcccttccatctggatcaaggggttatgtagtatattgtgatgcttctaggattggtttaggatgtgttttgatgcaacatggacgggttattacgtatgcttctcgtcagttgaagaggcacgagcagaattatccaactcatgatttggaaatggctgcagtaatttttgctttgaaaatctggaggcactatctgtatggtgagacttgtgaaatcttcactgaccacaaaagtctcaaatacatatttgaccaacgtgatcttaatcttaggcaaaggagatgggtagaattgttgaaggattatgattgcaccatacagtatcatcttggaaaagctaatgtagtggctgatgctctaagcaggaagtcttctggtagtttagcccatatatctaccaagatgaggcctctgattggtgaattacatgggttgctagatcaaggagtagagtttgaaatcatagctggatcattcttagcacattttcgagttaggcctatcttgattgatcgaattaaggctgctcaaaagagggattctcagctgtgtgagattatagataatattcatcaaggccaagctcaaggattcatgttgaatgatgatggagttcttcgttatggcactagactttgtgtccccaatgttgatgagttgagaagagaaatcatggaggaggcacaccattctgcttacacaagACACCTgtgttcaactaagatgtaccgtgatttaagggagcattattggtggggtggcatgaagagggatgttgcgactttgttgctaaatgtttgacttgtcgtGAGTTAAGGCataacatcagagaccatctgggttacttcagccattgcctattcccgagtggaagtgggagcatattgccatggactttgttgtgggtttacctagtacacgaggtggttacaatgcaatctgggtgataatggacagattgacaaaatctgctcatttccttcctgtgaagactacatatgactttgctaaacttgcagcttgtatataaacaagattgttagtcttcatggagttccgATTTCCATTGTCTCTCGATCGTGGTACTCGTTTActtcgattttggaagaaattccaagaagctttaggaacacgagtagactttagtatcGCTTTTCACCCTCGACGGATGATGGACAatgaaaggaccatacagacattagaggatatgcttcgtgcgtgcgttatggattttggtggctgttgggatcatcatttgcctttagtggagtttgcttataataacagttatcaggcaagtattgagatggctccatatgaggcattatatggtcgaaaatgcaggtcaccggtttgttgggatgaagttggagaaagaaggcttactagaccagagttgatacaattaacttcagagaaggttcgactaattcatgatcgacttttgactgctcaaagtcgacaaagaagttatgctgaccctaagcgtaaagatgtagaatttatgattggtgatcatgtatttctgagagtttcccctatgaaaggaatcatgaggtttgggaagaaggggaagcttagccctcgttttgttggtccatttgaaattttggagagaattggagcagttgcttaccgtttagcccttccacctggttttgcacatgtacatctagttttccatatttctatgcttagaaagtatgtaccagatccatctcatgttttacaacctcaaaccatacaatttagggatgatatgtcatatgaggagcaaccagtaaagattttagatcgacaaattaggaaactctggtctaaggaagtggctttggtcaaagtcttgtggcataatcactcaagtagtgaggccacatgggaggcagaatctgaaatgcgagccaaatatcctcatttatttgattcttcaggttagaatttttgTCTATccaaattcggggaccgaattttttttaaggggggaagtatgtgaaaacccatatacaattattatttattattattttattttaattagctaacaataatttaatatatttataaaaaatatatatttttattaaatgatatgcttatttatttttagatatatatatatattatttttgaaattaaatatatatctgcaatctaaacaacccagttcaataataactcttatcccagtctacacctaatagaactcttaaaatatatatatataccctaattatCTCttttgctaaactttgctctcaaaacctgatTGTCacctctatcaaatactctcaacagagaatccctaaatttttccttctctattcatcacattcgattctgttttcaaggtaaaaattctcattctttattcaataatgggtgaatttaattttattttctttcatttatttgttacaactaccctaaaaatttattattttttttctttgatcattagtattgaattggATTAATCATAATTACTGTaagataatatttttaaatttagattttatatatatatatatatatatatatatatatatatatatatatatatattcggaAGTGTCCCGTCCCTGTTCATATAACAATTGAAGCGTCCCACCGTCCCTGTTCATAAAACAAGTGAAGCGTCCCGCCCCAACTTTTATTCTCCCTATTCGTCCACGTCCCTGTgcgcgtgtatatatatatatatatatatatatatatatatatatatatatatatatatatatatatatatatattaaaaatcattttattttactgttatttaatatttctctttaatactttgggtgtgtaggagattcgaatattcaatcagccaattgaaattgtctctcttccattgaaaataactattgtcttggaggttccaggtgagtggtaattatagtacatggcaccgtttttgtcccttttaaaatttcttagca
The sequence above is a segment of the Hevea brasiliensis isolate MT/VB/25A 57/8 chromosome 11, ASM3005281v1, whole genome shotgun sequence genome. Coding sequences within it:
- the LOC131170454 gene encoding uncharacterized protein LOC131170454, with product SRQRSYADPKRKDVEFMIGDHVFLRVSPMKGIMRFGKKGKLSPRFVGPFEILERIGAVAYRLALPPGFAHVHLVFHISMLRKYVPDPSHVLQPQTIQFRDDMSYEEQPVKILDRQIRKLWSKEVALVKVLWHNHSSSEATWEAESEMRAKYPHLFDSSG